A region of the Pirellulales bacterium genome:
AACAAATAGGCGCCGCTATCGGCTACCCCTTCGCGACTAGCTACCAGCAACTGACCACCAACTACTGCCTTCTGCCCACTAAATAAGGAGATACCCATGCAATTAGGAATGATTGGACTTGGCCGCATGGGGGCGAACATGGTCCGCCGGCTGATCAAAGGGGGGCATCAATGCGTCGTCTACGATCGCAATGCCGAAGCGGTGCAGGAGTTGGCGAAGGAAGGAGCTACCGGCGCGTCGTCGATTGAAGATTTCATTGCAAAACTGAAGGGACCGCGCGCCGTGTGGTTGATGGTGCCCGCCGCGGTCGTTGAAAGCTCGGTCAAGGATCTGGCCGGCCGACTGGCGAAGGATGACATCCTGATCGACGGCGGTAACTCGTATTACATCGACGATATTCGCCGGGCCGCCGATCTCGCCCCCAAAGGCATTCACTACGTCGATGTGGGCACTTCGGGCGGCGTGTGGGGGCTCGAACGCGGCTACTGCATGATGATCGGCGGCGATGAAACGGCCGTGAAGCGGCTCGACCCCATCTTCAAAACGCTTGCTCCCGGCGTCGGCTCGATCGATCGTACGCCGGGCCGCGAAAAACTCGGCGGCAGCGCCGAGCAAGGCTATCTGCACTGCGGCCCATCGGGCGCCGGGCACTTCGTGAAGATGGTGCATAACGGCATCGAGTACGGCATCATGGCCGCCTACGCCGAAGGGCTGAACATTCTGAAGCATGCCAACGTCGGCAAACATACGCGCGAAATCGACGCCGAGACCACTCCGCTGCGCAACCCGGAACATTATCAGTTCGATTTGAATCTGGCCGACGTGGCCGAGGTGTGGCGTCGCGGCAGCGTGATCGCCTCGTGGCTATTGGACCTGACCGCTGCGGCACTGGCCAAGGATCCGCAACTGGATACCTTTACGGGCCGGGTCTCGGATTCTGGCGAAGGACGCTGGACGATCCT
Encoded here:
- the gnd gene encoding decarboxylating 6-phosphogluconate dehydrogenase, yielding MQLGMIGLGRMGANMVRRLIKGGHQCVVYDRNAEAVQELAKEGATGASSIEDFIAKLKGPRAVWLMVPAAVVESSVKDLAGRLAKDDILIDGGNSYYIDDIRRAADLAPKGIHYVDVGTSGGVWGLERGYCMMIGGDETAVKRLDPIFKTLAPGVGSIDRTPGREKLGGSAEQGYLHCGPSGAGHFVKMVHNGIEYGIMAAYAEGLNILKHANVGKHTREIDAETTPLRNPEHYQFDLNLADVAEVWRRGSVIASWLLDLTAAALAKDPQLDTFTGRVSDSGEGRWTILAAIEEGAPAPVLSTALYQRFTSRGEEEFADKLLSAMRFEFGGHIEKK